The following proteins come from a genomic window of Macaca thibetana thibetana isolate TM-01 chromosome 15, ASM2454274v1, whole genome shotgun sequence:
- the TSC1 gene encoding hamartin isoform X8: MDTDVVVLTTGVLVLITMLPMIPQSGKQHLLDFFDIFGRLSSWCLKKPGHVAEVYLVHLHASVYALFHRLYGMYPCNFVSFLRSHYSMKENLETFEEVVKPMMEHVRIHPELVTGSKDHELDPRRWKRLETHDVVIECAKISLDPTEASYEDGYSVSHQISARFPHRSADVTTSPYVDTQNSYGCATSTPYSTSRLMLLNTPGQLPQTLSSPSTRLITEPPQVWCQLATLWSPSMVCGMTTPPTSPGNVPPDLSHPYSKVFGTTAGGKGTPLGTPATSPPPAPLCHSDDYVHISLPQATATPPRKEERMDSARPCLHRQHHLLNDRGSEEPPGSKGSVTLSDLPGFLGDLASEEDSIEKDKEEAAISRELSEITTAEAEPVVPRGGFDSPFYRESLPGSQRKTHSAASSAQGASVNPEPLHSSLDKLGPDTPKQAFTPIDLPCGGADESPAGDRECQTSLETSILTPSPCKIPPSTRVGFGSGQPPPYDHLFEVALPKTAHHFVIGKTEELLKKAKGSTEEDGVPSTSPMEVLDRLIQQGADAHSKELNKLPLPSKSVDWTHFGGSPPSDEIRTLRDQLLLLHNQLLYERFKRQQHALRNRRLLRKVIKAAALEEHNAAMKDQLKLQEKDIQMWKVSLQKEQARYSQLQEQRDTMVTKLHSQIRQLQHDREEFYNQSQELQTKLEDCRNMIAELRIELKKANNKVCHTELLLSQVSQKLSNSESVQQQMEFLNRQLLVLGEVNELYLEQLQNKHSDTTKEVEMMKAAYRKELEKNRSHVLQQTQRLDTSQKRILELESHLAKKDHLLLEQKKYLEDVKLQARGQLQAAESRYEAQKRITQVFELEILDLYGRLEKDGLLKKLEEEKAEAAEAAEERLDCCNDGCSDSMVGHNEEASGHNGETKTPRPSSTRGSSGSRGGGGSSSSSSELSTPEKPPHQRAGPFSSRWETTTGEPSASIPTTVGSLPSSKSFLGMKARELFRNKSESQCDEDGMTSSLSEGLKTELSKDLGVEAKTPLNLDGPHPSPPNPDSVGQLHIMDYNETHHEHS; encoded by the exons GCCACGTGGCGGAAGTCTATCTCGTCCATCTCCATGCCAGTGTGTACGCACTCTTTCATCGCCTTTATGGAATGTACCCTTGCAACTTTGTCTCCTTTTTGCGTTCTCATTACAGTATGAAAGAAAACCTGGAGACTTTTGAAGAAGTGGTCAAG CCAATGATGGAGCATGTGCGAATTCATCCGGAATTAGTGACTGGATCCAAGGACCATGAACTGGACCCTCGAAG GTGGAAGAGATTAGAAACTCATGATGTTGTGATCGAGTGTGCCAAAATCTCTCTGGATCCCACAGAAGCCTCATATGAAGATGGCTATTCTGTGTCTCACCAAATCTCAGCTCGCTTTCCTCATCGTTCAGCCGATGTCACCACCAGCCCTTATGTTGACACACAGAATAGCTATG GGTGTGCTACTTCTACCCCTTACTCCACGTCTCGGCTGATGTTGTTAAATACGCCAGGGCAGCTACCTCAGACTCTGAGTTCCCCATCTACACGGCTGATAACTGAACCACCACAAGTATGGTGTCAATTG GCTACTCTTTGGAGCCCATCTATGGTTTGTGGTATGACCACTCCTCCAACTTCTCCTGGAAATGTCCCACCTGATCTGTCACACCCTTACAGTAAAGTCTTTGGTACAACTG CAGGTGGAAAAGGAACTCCTCTGGGAACCCCAGCAacctctcctcctccagccccactcTGTCATTCGGATGACTACGTGCACATTTCACTCCCCCAGGCCACAGCCACACCCCCCAGGAAG GAAGAGAGAATGGATTCTGCAAGACCATGTCTGCACAGACAGCACCATCTTCTGAATGACAGAGGATCAG AAGAGCCACCTGGCAGCAAAGGTTCTGTCACTCTAAGtgatcttccagggtttttaggTGATCTGGCCTCTGAAGAAGATAGTattgaaaaagataaagaagaag cTGCAATATCTAGAGAACTTTCTGAGATCACCACAGCAGAGGCTGAGCCTGTGGTTCCTCGAGGAGGCTTTGACTCTCCCTTTTACCGAGAGAGTCTCCCAGGTTCTCAGCGGAAGACCCACTCGGCAGCCTCCAGTGCTCAGGGCGCCAGCGTGAACCCTGAGCCTTTACACTCCTCCCTGGACAAGCTTGGGCCTGACACACCAAAGCAAGCCTTTACTCCCATAGACCTGCCCTGCGGCGGTGCTGATGAAAGCCCTGCGGGAGACAGGGAATGCCAGACTTCTTTGGAGACCAGTATCCTCACTCCCAGTCCTTGTAAAATTCCACCTTCGACAAGAGTGGGCTTTGGAAGTGGGCAGCCTCCCCCGTACGATCATCTTTTTGAGGTGGCATTGCCAAAGACAGCCCATCATTTTGTCATCGGGAAGACTGAGGAgcttttaaagaaagcaaaaggaagcaCAGAGGAAGATGGTGTGCCCTCTACCTCCCCAATGGAAGTGCTGGACAGACTGATACAGCAGGGAGCAGACGCGCACAGCAAGGAGCTGAACAA GTTGCCTTTACCCAGCAAGTCTGTCGACTGGACCCACTTTGGAG GCTCTCCTCCTTCAGATGAGATCCGCACCCTCCGAGACCAGTTGCTTTTACTGCACAACCAGTTACTCTACGAGCGTTTTAAGAGGCAGCAGCATGCCCTGCGGAACAGGCGGCTCCTCCGCAAGGTGATCAAAGCAGCAGCTCTGGAGGAACATAATGCTGCCATG AAAGATCAGTTGAAGTTACAAGAGAAAGACATCCAGATGTGGAAGGTTAGTCTGCAGAAAGAACAAGCTAGATACAGTCAGCTTCAGGAGCAGCGTGACACTATGGTGACCAAGCTCCACAGCCAGATCAGACAGCTGCAGCATGACCGAGAGGAATTCTACAACCAGAGCCAGGAATTACAG ACGAAACTGGAGGACTGCAGGAACATGATTGCAGAGCTGCGGATAGAATTGAAGAAGGCCAACAACAAGGTGTGTCACACTGAGCTGCTGCTCAGTCAGGTTTCCCAAAAG CTCTCAAACAGTGAGTCGGTCCAGCAGCAGATGGAGTTCTTGAACAGGCAGCTGTTGGTTCTCGGGGAGGTCAACGAGCTATATTTGGAACAACTGCAGAACAAGCACTCAGATACCACAAAG gaagtaGAAATGATGAAAGCTGCCTATCGGAAAGagctagaaaaaaacagaagccaTGTTCTCCAGCAGACTCAGAGGCTTGACACCTCCCAGAAACGGATTTTGGAACTGGAATCTCACCTGGCCAAGAAAGACCACCTTCTTttggaacagaagaaatatttagaGGATGTCAAACTCCAGGCAAG AGGACAGCTGCAGGCTGCAGAGAGCAGGTATGAGGCTCAGAAAAGGATAACCCAGGTGTTTGAATTGGAGATCTTAGATTTATATGGCAGGTTGGAGAAAGATGGCCTCCTGAAAAAACTTGAAGAAGAAAAAGCCGAAGCAGCTGAAGCAGCAGAAGAAAG GCTTGACTGTTGTAATGACGGGTGCTCAGATTCCATGGTAGGGCACAATGAAGAGGCATCTGGCCACAACGGTGAGACCAAGACCCCCAGGCCCAGCAGCACCCGGGGCAGTAGTGGAAGcagaggaggtggaggcagcagcagcagcagcagcgagcTTTCCACCCCGGAGAAGCCCCCACACCAGAGGGCGGGCCCATTCAGCAGTCGGTGGGAGACGACGACGGGAGAACCGTCTGCCAGCATCCCTACCACTGTGGGCTCACTTCCCAGTTCAAAAAGCTTCCTGGGTATGAAGGCCCGAGAGTTATTTCGTAATAAGAGCGAGAGTCAGTGTGATGAGGACGGCATGACCAGTAGCCTTTCTGAGGGCCTAAAGACGGAACTGAGCAAAGACTTGGGTGTGGAAGCCAAGACTCCCCTGAACCTAGATGGCCCGCACCCATCTCCCCCGAACCCGGACAGTGTTGGACAGCTACATATCATGGACTACAATGAGACTCATCATGAACACAGCTAA